A single region of the Changchengzhania lutea genome encodes:
- a CDS encoding ISAs1 family transposase, whose product MNKFKSIFSKINDPRSDINKLHNLEDILLIGIISVICAADSWKDMETYAKAKVDFLRSFLDLPNGTPSDDTFNRVFSSIDSEQFETCFIDWVSNLIDITAGEVIPIDGKTLRGAKSNGKKSPFHMVSAWASKNNMVLGQVKVSEKSNEITAIPKLLELITVKGCVVTIDAMGCQKAIAETIIKQEADYILAVKENQKQLHQDILDEFRFGKTIDSHTDEDLGHGRIETRKCSVINDFKFIEDQDKWTGLESIVKVESIREFKNSDKPTETATRYYISSVKTDAKALQKMIRLHWGIENKLHWVLDVAFSEDASRKRAGNAAQNFSILSKIALNLLRKDKQTKQGLKGKRLKAAYNNNYLIKILGIKV is encoded by the coding sequence ATGAACAAATTCAAGTCTATATTCAGTAAGATAAACGATCCTAGAAGCGATATAAACAAGCTTCATAACTTAGAAGACATCCTTCTTATTGGTATAATTAGTGTGATTTGTGCGGCAGATTCATGGAAAGATATGGAAACTTATGCCAAAGCAAAAGTAGATTTTTTGCGTTCATTTCTTGATTTGCCAAATGGTACGCCCTCTGATGACACCTTTAACCGAGTGTTCTCTTCCATTGATTCAGAACAATTTGAAACCTGTTTTATAGATTGGGTCTCTAATTTGATTGATATAACGGCTGGCGAGGTTATTCCCATTGATGGTAAAACCTTGAGAGGTGCTAAATCTAATGGTAAGAAATCCCCTTTTCACATGGTAAGTGCTTGGGCAAGCAAAAACAATATGGTTTTAGGACAGGTCAAGGTTTCTGAAAAATCCAATGAAATTACGGCCATACCAAAACTACTGGAACTAATTACTGTAAAAGGATGTGTAGTTACCATTGATGCCATGGGCTGTCAAAAGGCTATTGCAGAAACTATTATTAAACAAGAAGCAGATTACATCTTAGCTGTAAAAGAAAACCAAAAGCAATTGCATCAAGATATTCTAGACGAATTTCGCTTTGGCAAGACTATAGATAGCCATACCGATGAAGATCTGGGACACGGCAGGATAGAAACACGAAAATGTAGTGTTATCAATGACTTTAAATTTATTGAAGACCAAGATAAATGGACAGGGCTGGAAAGTATAGTAAAAGTAGAAAGTATTAGAGAATTTAAAAACTCCGACAAGCCAACAGAAACAGCTACAAGATATTATATATCAAGTGTGAAAACAGATGCAAAAGCACTACAGAAAATGATACGCTTACATTGGGGAATTGAAAACAAACTACATTGGGTACTCGATGTGGCTTTCTCTGAAGACGCCTCAAGAAAAAGAGCTGGTAATGCTGCCCAAAATTTCTCTATACTAAGCAAAATTGCACTAAACTTGCTAAGAAAAGATAAACAAACCAAGCAAGGACTAAAAGGAAAAAGGCTAAAAGCGGCTTACAATAACAACTATCTTATTAAGATCTTAGG